A portion of the Thermodesulfobacteriota bacterium genome contains these proteins:
- a CDS encoding CxxxxCH/CxxCH domain-containing protein, with protein sequence MIRLATCLVLAFVALTLPGKAAASIDAPHSEGSHVSCASCHGENLEELAVSPFWNNEFTPADIDDTLYNRLCLYCHTSASAPYTDTEAPRAKTHSSLTVDAGYGDWTTQCIDCHDPHNQAQKIVRTADRAKTLLASGQVTGCSYDALSETSTLAVSAINYKAGWNAVSLAAKTLAGRRAILVPNLGKVGATFPVDAINDAGLTITASGDACANLTGNPYVTLPVDYGIIYGQLIRQNVTHSAKGINAPVKFVDKTGANSFVDGDTTYDGVCQVCHTLTRHFRRTGEVDVEPAQGMDHDPEVGGNCMDCHRHENGFKHGGTGTVGCVDCHGTTGKHAPHLALEMGCAVCHDIAAIPLFKDGQSLASTTACAACHQDGKGGAPNKTDYKANWDNALYDLDCNGCHNGRPDNDFSASCDTLQPCTNCHNGSQGSPQPPVGMQTGAHAQLVSTRWVRQYHCRYCHSATVDAAWNLSASHTNGAVDVAINAQWAIVGKPAPSYEPGTEVCANVYCHSDGTTVDPEVRPYPWTSTGAGCNACHGETQACSTCHADGRSWTPEQQWLKAMPMYANTGPGTEKANSHFRHLFTDFTCDECHALTVVGACATCHCDPPDPGDPNCVDVGNPGSAMNETAHIDPAYHVNKAKNVSFSHDGTYNPLTKTCSGLGSQCHSGGTDPVWGGSVNSTVTCVECHGAATPDVDDFNAWNGTRAKINLSQWASSGHGRPAAAGNYPQSNNPPANFPDNGCWYCHDNTVYHQTEDNPYRLRQHQNFNDHFDKQCVFCHMTANGTGSSAECLTCHNQDHSLAPYLGNLGVQTGGPFQDNEVLSGIKDGLAVVNGTLAGNILAYDGQTGEFAVGELLEGLTSGAHARVVAITDHGDWGSLQLVEIADGGVRMDHAAFIDGQTSCLTAGCHPNDATQHKTGAGTWTQAEKDEIKSQYVFMGVCLRCHDDDSTGECQTCHQGAQYTAGFDPDGAGTDFAKITPELARASSFHFGHKHYADHEASPDPNVWKGGKFCWDCHDPHGDANIYMVHDKVAVETYGAHGEPSARRDVVFTRKQSGTDYAKSVAPYNGICNVCHTTGALPQNVKHYSYQSGDNHNAGRVCTTCHEHRFTNSHASGEACGTCHGDRPVPRHTAFGQPRDCTKCHDGTINKRMNIMGQFRAPSHHVQRDDGTVKNQDCFQCHWEATVLGLIDVDHHEGYNYKTYASVPDAPVDLVIWGEGARPITYDADGLNDNDTAIQFTPQSMLASVPAQRAEVVKTTPHCLGCHSDQNNDTEPFDDCKTPRQYAWDGTSIGARYVDTRTTSWGKYTSYAKAAPKNLTKALSAHGNAEANQGGFDPTNGIDGSLASFNTRPSFASASGLYNVHCFDCHSSHGSYASGVTSSYATFNGTKNGANLKETQAGKGGYTMSYKAQATTGPTDVNFHNAGADQCFDCHETASPGATPWGYATTFGATAPIVGYKDNPRFLGSYPGKPIAIRSSKTTLGGHLHASSTLTNPGLVMGTIDGLCSPCHDPHGISPTLSASDANYAVPLLKGTWLTSPYQEDQAMLSTSTYYGWSYARSSKVTAPVTWRTDRNTFVSGDLNTFTTRDTIVETDSQFAGLCLRCHPKSSLTDGTNKNTAFKSLDRVHEAVKGWGSNAEHSFPCSKCHEAHASGLPRLMTTNCLDWKHRGNVISGGAMGNVANKPAPRVASTHGPEGIKPANQTTATFACHDAATAAGGAWNVQQWNNITQW encoded by the coding sequence ATGATCCGCCTCGCCACCTGTCTGGTCCTGGCTTTCGTGGCGCTGACCCTGCCCGGCAAGGCCGCAGCCAGCATCGACGCCCCCCACAGCGAGGGCAGCCACGTCTCCTGCGCAAGCTGCCATGGCGAGAACCTGGAAGAGCTGGCCGTTTCCCCGTTCTGGAACAACGAATTCACGCCAGCGGACATCGACGACACCCTGTACAACCGCCTGTGCCTCTATTGCCACACCTCCGCCTCCGCCCCGTACACCGACACCGAGGCGCCCCGGGCCAAGACCCATTCCAGCCTCACCGTGGATGCCGGCTACGGCGACTGGACCACCCAGTGCATCGACTGTCACGACCCCCACAACCAGGCCCAGAAGATCGTGCGCACCGCCGACCGGGCCAAGACCCTCTTGGCCTCCGGCCAGGTCACCGGCTGCTCCTACGACGCGCTCTCCGAGACCAGCACGCTGGCCGTTTCCGCCATCAACTACAAGGCGGGCTGGAATGCGGTAAGCCTTGCCGCCAAGACCCTGGCCGGCCGGCGGGCCATCCTGGTTCCCAACCTGGGCAAGGTGGGCGCCACCTTCCCGGTGGATGCCATAAACGACGCCGGGCTCACCATCACTGCCAGCGGTGACGCCTGCGCCAACCTCACCGGCAACCCCTACGTCACCCTGCCGGTGGACTACGGCATCATCTACGGCCAGCTCATCCGACAAAACGTCACCCACAGCGCCAAGGGCATCAACGCGCCGGTGAAGTTCGTGGACAAGACCGGCGCCAACTCCTTTGTGGACGGGGATACCACCTACGACGGCGTCTGCCAGGTCTGCCATACCCTCACCCGGCACTTCCGCCGCACCGGCGAGGTGGATGTGGAGCCGGCCCAGGGCATGGATCACGATCCCGAGGTGGGCGGCAACTGCATGGACTGCCACCGCCACGAGAACGGCTTCAAGCACGGCGGCACCGGCACGGTGGGCTGCGTGGACTGCCACGGCACCACCGGCAAGCATGCGCCCCATCTGGCCCTGGAGATGGGCTGCGCGGTCTGCCACGACATCGCTGCCATCCCCCTGTTCAAGGACGGCCAGAGCCTGGCGAGCACCACCGCCTGTGCCGCCTGCCACCAGGACGGCAAGGGCGGTGCCCCCAACAAGACCGACTACAAGGCCAACTGGGACAACGCCCTCTATGACCTGGACTGCAACGGCTGCCACAACGGCCGGCCGGACAACGACTTCTCGGCGAGCTGCGACACCCTGCAGCCCTGCACCAACTGCCACAACGGCAGCCAAGGCTCGCCGCAGCCGCCGGTGGGCATGCAGACCGGGGCCCATGCCCAGCTGGTGAGCACCAGATGGGTGCGCCAGTACCACTGCCGGTACTGCCACAGCGCCACTGTCGATGCGGCCTGGAATCTTTCCGCCAGCCACACCAATGGCGCGGTGGACGTGGCCATCAATGCCCAGTGGGCCATTGTCGGCAAGCCTGCGCCCAGCTACGAGCCGGGCACCGAGGTCTGCGCCAACGTCTACTGCCACAGCGACGGCACCACCGTGGATCCGGAGGTGCGGCCCTACCCCTGGACCAGCACCGGCGCCGGCTGCAACGCCTGCCACGGTGAGACCCAGGCCTGCTCCACCTGCCATGCCGACGGCCGCTCCTGGACCCCGGAGCAGCAGTGGCTGAAGGCCATGCCCATGTACGCCAACACCGGCCCGGGCACCGAGAAGGCCAACTCCCACTTCCGGCACCTGTTCACCGACTTCACCTGCGACGAATGCCACGCCCTGACCGTGGTGGGCGCCTGCGCCACCTGCCACTGCGACCCGCCGGACCCGGGCGATCCCAACTGCGTCGACGTGGGGAATCCGGGCTCGGCCATGAACGAGACCGCGCACATCGACCCGGCCTACCACGTCAACAAGGCCAAGAACGTCTCCTTCTCCCACGACGGCACCTACAACCCGTTGACCAAGACCTGTTCGGGCCTCGGCTCCCAGTGCCACTCCGGCGGCACCGACCCGGTGTGGGGCGGCTCGGTCAACAGCACCGTCACCTGCGTCGAATGCCACGGCGCCGCCACCCCGGATGTGGACGACTTCAACGCCTGGAACGGCACCCGGGCCAAGATCAATCTCAGCCAGTGGGCTAGCTCCGGCCACGGCCGGCCAGCGGCGGCCGGCAACTACCCGCAGTCCAACAACCCGCCGGCCAACTTCCCGGACAACGGCTGCTGGTACTGCCACGACAACACGGTCTACCACCAGACCGAGGACAACCCGTACCGGCTGCGGCAGCACCAGAACTTCAACGACCACTTCGACAAGCAGTGCGTCTTCTGCCACATGACCGCCAACGGCACCGGCTCGTCGGCCGAGTGCCTGACCTGCCACAACCAGGACCACTCCCTGGCCCCCTATCTCGGCAATCTCGGCGTCCAGACCGGCGGTCCCTTCCAGGACAACGAGGTCCTGTCGGGCATCAAGGATGGGCTGGCGGTGGTGAACGGCACCCTTGCCGGCAACATCCTGGCCTATGACGGCCAGACCGGCGAGTTCGCGGTGGGCGAGCTCCTGGAGGGACTCACCTCCGGCGCCCATGCCCGGGTGGTGGCGATCACCGATCACGGTGACTGGGGCAGCCTGCAGCTGGTGGAGATCGCCGACGGCGGCGTGCGAATGGACCATGCCGCCTTCATCGACGGCCAGACCTCGTGTCTCACCGCCGGCTGCCATCCGAACGACGCCACCCAGCACAAAACCGGCGCCGGCACCTGGACCCAGGCGGAAAAGGACGAGATCAAGAGCCAGTACGTGTTCATGGGGGTCTGCCTGCGCTGCCACGACGACGACTCCACCGGCGAATGCCAGACCTGCCACCAGGGCGCCCAGTACACCGCCGGCTTTGACCCGGACGGCGCCGGCACCGATTTCGCAAAAATCACCCCGGAGCTGGCCCGGGCCTCCTCCTTCCATTTCGGCCACAAGCACTATGCCGACCACGAGGCCAGCCCGGACCCCAACGTCTGGAAGGGCGGCAAGTTCTGCTGGGACTGCCACGACCCCCACGGCGACGCGAACATCTACATGGTCCACGACAAGGTGGCGGTGGAGACCTACGGTGCCCACGGCGAGCCCTCTGCCCGCCGGGACGTGGTCTTCACCCGCAAGCAGAGCGGCACCGACTATGCCAAGAGCGTGGCGCCGTACAACGGCATCTGCAACGTCTGCCACACCACCGGCGCGCTGCCGCAAAACGTCAAGCACTACTCCTACCAGTCCGGGGACAACCACAACGCCGGCCGGGTCTGCACCACCTGCCACGAGCACCGCTTCACCAACAGCCACGCCTCGGGCGAGGCGTGCGGCACCTGCCACGGCGACCGGCCGGTGCCCCGCCACACCGCCTTCGGCCAGCCCCGGGACTGCACCAAGTGCCACGACGGCACCATCAACAAGCGCATGAACATCATGGGCCAGTTCCGGGCCCCGTCCCACCACGTCCAGCGGGATGACGGCACGGTGAAGAACCAGGACTGCTTCCAGTGCCACTGGGAGGCCACGGTCCTGGGCCTCATCGATGTCGACCATCACGAGGGCTACAACTACAAGACCTACGCCTCGGTTCCCGACGCCCCCGTTGACCTGGTCATCTGGGGCGAGGGCGCCCGGCCCATCACCTACGACGCCGACGGCCTCAATGACAACGACACCGCCATCCAGTTCACGCCCCAGAGCATGCTGGCCAGTGTCCCCGCCCAGCGGGCCGAGGTGGTGAAGACCACCCCCCATTGCCTGGGCTGCCATTCCGACCAGAACAACGACACCGAGCCGTTCGACGACTGCAAGACCCCCCGCCAGTACGCTTGGGACGGCACGAGCATCGGCGCCCGCTACGTGGACACCCGCACCACCAGCTGGGGCAAATACACGAGCTATGCCAAGGCGGCGCCCAAGAACCTGACCAAGGCCCTGTCGGCCCACGGCAATGCCGAGGCCAACCAGGGAGGCTTCGATCCCACCAACGGTATCGACGGCTCTCTGGCCAGCTTCAACACCCGGCCCAGCTTTGCCAGCGCCAGCGGTCTGTACAACGTCCACTGCTTCGACTGCCATTCCTCCCACGGCTCCTATGCCAGCGGCGTCACCTCCAGCTACGCCACCTTCAACGGCACGAAGAATGGCGCCAATCTCAAGGAGACCCAGGCCGGCAAGGGCGGCTACACCATGAGCTACAAGGCCCAGGCCACCACCGGTCCCACGGACGTCAACTTCCACAATGCCGGCGCCGACCAGTGCTTCGACTGCCACGAAACGGCAAGCCCCGGCGCCACGCCCTGGGGCTACGCCACCACCTTTGGCGCCACGGCGCCCATTGTCGGCTACAAGGACAACCCCCGCTTCCTGGGCTCCTATCCCGGCAAGCCCATCGCCATCCGCAGCAGCAAGACCACCCTGGGCGGCCACCTCCACGCCTCCTCCACCCTGACCAACCCGGGCCTGGTTATGGGCACCATCGACGGCCTGTGCAGCCCCTGCCATGACCCCCATGGCATCTCGCCCACCTTAAGCGCCAGCGACGCCAACTACGCGGTGCCGCTCCTCAAAGGCACCTGGCTCACCTCGCCGTACCAGGAAGACCAGGCCATGCTCAGCACCAGCACCTATTACGGCTGGAGCTACGCCAGAAGCTCCAAGGTCACGGCGCCGGTAACCTGGCGCACCGACCGCAACACCTTTGTGAGCGGCGATCTCAACACCTTCACCACCCGGGACACCATCGTCGAGACCGACAGCCAGTTCGCTGGCCTGTGCCTGCGCTGCCATCCCAAGAGCAGCCTGACCGATGGCACCAACAAGAACACCGCCTTCAAGAGCCTGGACCGGGTGCATGAGGCGGTGAAGGGCTGGGGCTCCAACGCCGAGCACTCCTTCCCCTGCTCCAAGTGCCACGAGGCCCATGCCTCGGGCCTCCCCCGGCTCATGACCACCAACTGCCTGGACTGGAAGCACCGGGGGAACGTCATCTCCGGCGGCGCCATGGGCAACGTCGCCAACAAGCCGGCGCCCCGGGTGGCCTCCACCCACGGTCCTGAGGGCATCAAGCCGGCCAACCAGACCACCGCCACCTTCGCCTGCCACGACGCCGCCACCGCGGCCGGCGGCGCCTGGAACGTCCAGCAATGGAACAACATCACCCAATGGTAG
- the hemB gene encoding porphobilinogen synthase has translation MLFPESRPRRLRRNEAFRALVRETQLSPAQFIYPLFVVPGKGVKKEVGSMPGVFQLSVDQLGREAKECVSLGVGGVILFGLPDRKDPMGSGAHVKDGPVQRAIRELKNKAPDLLVVTDVCLCEYTDHGHCGVIIEGQVDNDATCEILAETAVSHAKAGADMVAPSDMMDGRVGEIRTALDDNAFEMTPIMSYAVKYASAFYGPFREAADCAPQFGDRRAYQMDPANALEALREATLDVEEGADILMVKPALPYLDIIRRLRDEFDLPVAAYQVSGEYAMIKAAAANGWLDEARVMHESLLAIRRAGAEIVLTYFAKDMARLLQAGGRR, from the coding sequence ATGCTGTTTCCCGAAAGCCGGCCGCGGCGGCTGCGGCGCAACGAGGCCTTCCGTGCCCTGGTCCGGGAGACCCAGCTCTCACCAGCCCAGTTCATCTATCCCCTCTTCGTGGTGCCAGGCAAGGGGGTGAAGAAAGAGGTGGGCTCCATGCCCGGGGTCTTCCAGCTGTCGGTGGATCAGCTGGGCCGGGAGGCCAAGGAGTGCGTGTCGCTGGGTGTGGGCGGGGTCATCCTGTTCGGCCTGCCGGACAGGAAGGACCCCATGGGCTCTGGCGCCCATGTCAAGGACGGCCCGGTGCAGCGGGCCATCCGGGAGCTCAAGAACAAGGCCCCGGATCTCCTGGTGGTCACCGACGTCTGCCTGTGCGAGTACACCGACCACGGCCACTGCGGGGTCATCATCGAGGGCCAGGTGGACAACGACGCCACCTGCGAGATCCTGGCCGAGACCGCGGTGTCCCACGCCAAGGCCGGGGCCGACATGGTGGCACCCTCGGACATGATGGACGGCCGGGTGGGCGAGATCCGCACCGCCCTCGACGACAATGCCTTCGAGATGACGCCCATCATGTCCTATGCGGTGAAATACGCCTCCGCCTTCTACGGGCCGTTCCGGGAGGCCGCCGACTGCGCCCCCCAGTTCGGCGACCGCCGGGCCTACCAGATGGACCCGGCCAATGCCCTGGAGGCGTTGCGGGAGGCCACCCTGGACGTGGAGGAAGGGGCGGACATCCTGATGGTGAAGCCGGCGCTGCCGTATCTGGACATCATCCGCCGGCTGCGGGACGAATTCGATTTGCCTGTTGCCGCCTACCAGGTGAGCGGCGAGTACGCCATGATCAAGGCCGCCGCGGCCAACGGCTGGCTCGACGAGGCCCGGGTCATGCACGAGTCGCTCTTGGCCATCCGCCGGGCCGGTGCCGAGATCGTCCTCACCTATTTTGCCAAGGACATGGCCCGCCTGCTCCAGGCCGGCGGCCGGCGCTGA
- a CDS encoding cytochrome c3 family protein produces MRTILISMGALLFLLAPPLPASARIAGVCSDCHTIHNSQDGMDMRLDLTPITGAGEGACLDCHSRTRASLLRMDCLGCHAQDPTGSANIVAGMPQVAHNAAADLAGGNYRNVFFDDRRGHNVHGFGNALIGPDSFIGNTPPGYNTDFDPASGKYQTSTFTFQLMCSGQNGCHGNREEVSQTRAMKGTHHADDSALKYGPAFNESGQGSTPGVSYRFLYRVHGAEDSDWQATSSATDHNEYKGATGNRSGQVWADIASMSQFCAECHGNFHSSAGIGSPGTWLRHPTDVALSGDINGGLTGAYNPVTPVGRQSIAAASAQGGGTFTPGSSDVVMCLSCHRAHGSPYQDLLRWDLASPVAGTGCLLCHDDTAP; encoded by the coding sequence ATGCGCACGATCCTGATCTCCATGGGGGCATTGCTCTTCCTCCTTGCCCCGCCCCTGCCTGCCTCAGCGCGGATAGCCGGCGTCTGCAGCGACTGCCACACCATCCACAACAGCCAGGATGGGATGGACATGCGGCTGGACCTGACGCCCATCACCGGGGCTGGCGAGGGAGCCTGCCTGGACTGCCACTCCCGCACCCGCGCCTCCCTCTTACGCATGGACTGCCTGGGCTGCCATGCCCAGGATCCCACCGGCAGCGCCAACATCGTTGCCGGCATGCCCCAGGTGGCCCACAACGCTGCTGCAGACCTGGCGGGCGGCAACTACCGCAACGTCTTCTTCGATGACCGCCGGGGCCACAACGTCCACGGCTTCGGCAACGCCCTGATCGGCCCCGACTCCTTCATCGGCAACACCCCGCCCGGCTACAACACCGACTTCGATCCGGCCAGCGGCAAGTACCAGACCAGCACCTTCACCTTCCAGCTCATGTGCTCGGGCCAGAACGGCTGCCACGGCAACCGGGAGGAGGTCAGCCAGACCCGGGCCATGAAGGGCACCCACCACGCCGACGACTCGGCCCTCAAGTACGGTCCGGCCTTCAACGAGAGCGGCCAGGGATCCACCCCGGGTGTCAGCTACCGGTTCCTGTACCGGGTGCACGGGGCCGAGGACAGCGACTGGCAGGCGACCAGCAGCGCCACCGACCACAACGAGTACAAGGGCGCCACCGGCAACCGGTCCGGCCAGGTCTGGGCCGATATCGCCTCCATGAGCCAGTTCTGCGCCGAGTGCCACGGCAACTTCCACTCCTCGGCCGGTATCGGCTCCCCGGGCACCTGGCTCAGGCATCCCACTGATGTCGCCCTCTCCGGCGACATCAACGGCGGCCTGACCGGCGCCTACAACCCGGTGACGCCGGTGGGCCGCCAGTCCATCGCCGCGGCCAGCGCCCAGGGCGGGGGCACCTTCACCCCCGGCAGCAGCGACGTGGTCATGTGCCTGTCGTGCCACCGGGCCCACGGCTCGCCGTACCAGGACCTGCTCCGCTGGGACCTCGCCTCGCCCGTGGCCGGTACCGGCTGTCTCTTGTGCCACGACGATACGGCACCGTGA
- the glnA gene encoding type I glutamate--ammonia ligase encodes MTKKEILATIEREHIHFFRLQFCDILGQVKNVALPISQAEKALDGQMMFDGSSIDGFVRIEESDMYLKPDFDTFTILPWRTRDGVKAARIICDVYKPDGEPFEGCPRNNLKRVLAEAKAAGYAMNVGPEAEFFLFEFDENGNPTTCSKDSAGYFSVDPIDLGIDCRRAIIHTLEEMGFEIEASHHEVAEGQHEIDFKYADALTTADNTITFKWVVKTIAKQFGLYATFMPKPVFGINGSGMHCNQSLFKDGDNAFFDPNGDLQLSDDARQYIAGLMKYARGFAAVTNPLVNSYKRLVPGYEAPVYVAWSAANRSSLIRIPAARGKSTRVEFRSPDPSCNPYLAFACMLTAGMEGIRTRLDPPQPTNRNIYRMSPEEMATAGIHSLPGSLAEALEALKSNPLAEKALGSHILEKFIQAKSIEWDEYRTHVTDWELANYMKIY; translated from the coding sequence CTGACCAAGAAGGAGATCCTGGCCACCATCGAGCGGGAGCATATCCATTTCTTCCGCCTGCAGTTCTGCGACATCCTCGGCCAGGTCAAGAACGTGGCCCTGCCCATCAGCCAGGCGGAGAAGGCCCTGGACGGCCAGATGATGTTCGACGGCTCCTCCATCGACGGCTTTGTGCGCATCGAGGAGTCGGACATGTACCTCAAGCCCGACTTCGACACCTTCACCATCCTGCCCTGGCGAACCCGGGATGGCGTCAAGGCGGCGCGCATCATCTGCGACGTCTACAAGCCCGACGGTGAGCCCTTCGAGGGCTGCCCTCGCAACAACCTCAAGAGGGTGCTGGCCGAGGCGAAAGCAGCCGGCTATGCCATGAATGTCGGCCCGGAGGCGGAGTTCTTCCTCTTCGAATTCGACGAGAACGGCAACCCCACCACCTGCTCCAAGGACTCGGCCGGCTACTTCAGCGTCGACCCCATCGATCTGGGCATCGACTGCCGCCGGGCCATCATCCATACCCTGGAGGAGATGGGCTTCGAGATCGAGGCCTCCCACCACGAGGTGGCGGAGGGCCAGCACGAGATCGACTTCAAGTACGCCGACGCCCTGACCACCGCCGACAACACCATCACCTTCAAATGGGTGGTGAAGACCATTGCCAAGCAGTTCGGCCTGTACGCCACCTTCATGCCCAAGCCGGTCTTCGGCATCAACGGCTCGGGCATGCACTGCAACCAGTCCCTGTTCAAGGACGGCGACAACGCCTTCTTTGACCCCAACGGCGACCTGCAGCTCAGCGACGACGCCCGCCAATACATCGCCGGCCTCATGAAGTACGCCCGGGGCTTCGCCGCGGTCACCAACCCGCTGGTCAACTCCTACAAGCGGCTGGTGCCTGGCTACGAGGCGCCGGTCTACGTGGCCTGGTCGGCCGCCAACCGCTCCTCCCTGATCCGCATCCCGGCCGCCCGGGGCAAATCGACCCGGGTGGAATTCCGCTCCCCGGATCCCTCCTGCAACCCGTACCTGGCCTTCGCCTGCATGCTCACCGCCGGCATGGAGGGCATCCGCACCAGGCTCGATCCGCCTCAGCCCACCAACCGGAACATCTACAGGATGAGCCCGGAGGAGATGGCCACCGCCGGCATCCACAGCCTGCCCGGCTCCCTGGCCGAGGCCCTGGAAGCCCTGAAGAGCAATCCCCTGGCGGAAAAGGCCCTGGGCAGCCACATCCTGGAAAAATTCATCCAGGCCAAGTCCATCGAATGGGACGAGTACCGCACCCATGTCACGGACTGGGAGCTGGCCAACTACATGAAAATCTACTAG
- a CDS encoding NHL repeat-containing protein, with amino-acid sequence MSGKAWRKGSSLGALILLWTGLAPLPVLAAVDYQPLAPLTHGMTVPSDVAATASGGLLIADEDRDQVLVMSRQGETLTTIPVRRPSAVAASVTGRLFVGSKEDLSVRILDSAFQPVGQLGRGSGEFRYPRNICLDEAAGLVQVVDPLDSSVRVYNLQGGFVRRIADSGGLPQDCTVVGDRLYLLDQPLLTDAYGTYRGARIRVFDRQGASLGSLASTGSGAGQLRGPRGIASGSGNTLYVSDAFHGVVQAFRTDGTYLGAIQNASQPMNTPLGLDLTTDGRLLVATGQNAQVQAFSVPAERQPVPPVPDIDANGSDGPLTVAAGSEVAITISLAPGDAQAQAADWWLSFETGGLQFWFAPKGGWRRAKKPVRLYGGPLFDLAPVTVLSTTGLPAGTYIFRFGVDLAANGAEDPAQYAGDAVTVTVTGN; translated from the coding sequence ATGTCTGGAAAAGCATGGAGGAAGGGATCGAGCCTCGGTGCTCTGATCCTGCTGTGGACCGGGCTTGCGCCACTTCCGGTGCTGGCCGCCGTCGACTACCAGCCTCTGGCGCCTCTGACCCACGGCATGACCGTGCCCAGCGACGTGGCGGCCACGGCCAGCGGCGGCCTTCTCATCGCTGACGAGGACCGGGATCAGGTCCTGGTCATGAGCCGCCAGGGCGAAACCCTCACCACCATCCCGGTGCGGCGGCCCAGCGCCGTGGCGGCCAGCGTTACCGGCCGGCTCTTCGTGGGCAGCAAGGAGGACCTGTCGGTCCGGATCCTGGACAGCGCCTTCCAGCCCGTCGGCCAGCTGGGACGGGGCAGCGGTGAATTCCGTTATCCCCGCAACATCTGCCTGGACGAGGCCGCCGGCCTGGTCCAGGTCGTCGATCCCCTGGACAGCAGCGTTCGGGTCTACAACCTGCAAGGCGGCTTCGTGCGCCGCATCGCCGACAGCGGCGGCCTGCCCCAGGATTGCACCGTGGTGGGCGACCGGCTCTATCTCCTGGACCAGCCCCTTTTGACCGACGCCTACGGCACTTACCGGGGCGCCCGCATCCGGGTCTTCGACCGCCAGGGCGCCTCCCTGGGCAGCCTGGCCAGCACCGGCAGCGGCGCCGGCCAGCTGCGCGGGCCCCGGGGCATTGCCAGCGGCAGCGGCAACACCCTGTATGTCTCGGACGCCTTCCATGGTGTGGTCCAGGCCTTCCGCACGGACGGCACCTATCTGGGCGCCATCCAGAATGCCAGCCAGCCCATGAACACCCCCCTGGGCCTGGATCTCACCACCGACGGCCGCCTGCTGGTGGCCACCGGTCAGAACGCCCAGGTGCAGGCCTTCTCGGTGCCCGCCGAGCGGCAGCCGGTGCCGCCGGTGCCGGATATCGATGCCAACGGCAGCGACGGTCCCCTGACCGTGGCCGCCGGCAGCGAGGTGGCCATCACCATCAGCCTGGCGCCCGGGGACGCTCAAGCCCAGGCCGCGGACTGGTGGCTCTCCTTCGAGACCGGAGGCCTCCAGTTCTGGTTTGCCCCCAAGGGCGGCTGGCGCCGGGCGAAGAAGCCCGTCCGCCTGTACGGCGGGCCGCTCTTCGACCTGGCGCCGGTCACCGTTCTCAGCACCACCGGGCTGCCGGCCGGCACCTACATCTTCCGCTTCGGGGTGGATCTGGCGGCCAACGGCGCCGAGGACCCGGCCCAGTATGCCGGCGATGCGGTCACGGTGACGGTGACCGGCAATTGA
- a CDS encoding SEC-C metal-binding domain-containing protein, with product MARIGRNEPCPCGSGNKYKKCCLARVQAAGAAAAPAPPSGRPLGAALDELRRSVAQRQAVVRQLGVFVLFATAGGDAWLLEGLERDALRIADQGRILEVSVEEKPGTIEIVWSHHFVLDQDGFLATPYAADLRQSRHADYPVARIRAALKGIGKRMAGVHHVLHSETMPEAPAAAEASAAVEPAAGA from the coding sequence ATGGCCAGGATCGGCAGAAACGAGCCCTGCCCCTGCGGCAGCGGCAACAAATACAAGAAGTGCTGTCTTGCCAGGGTGCAGGCCGCCGGCGCGGCCGCGGCTCCGGCCCCTCCCTCCGGCCGGCCTCTGGGGGCCGCCCTGGATGAGCTGCGACGGTCGGTGGCCCAGCGGCAGGCGGTGGTCCGCCAGCTGGGGGTCTTCGTCCTCTTCGCCACCGCGGGCGGCGACGCCTGGCTCCTGGAAGGTCTGGAGCGGGACGCCCTCAGGATTGCCGACCAGGGACGGATCCTCGAGGTGTCGGTGGAGGAGAAGCCGGGCACCATCGAGATCGTCTGGTCGCACCATTTCGTCCTCGATCAGGACGGGTTCCTGGCCACCCCCTATGCCGCCGACCTCCGGCAGAGCCGCCATGCCGATTACCCGGTGGCCCGCATCCGCGCCGCCTTGAAGGGCATCGGCAAGCGGATGGCCGGGGTGCACCATGTGCTCCATTCCGAGACCATGCCGGAGGCGCCGGCCGCTGCCGAAGCCTCTGCCGCTGTGGAGCCGGCCGCCGGCGCCTGA
- a CDS encoding VanZ family protein — protein MSLCRFLPMLLVMGTIFFLSDQPGDSLELPGFFAADKLAHAGAYGVLAWATLFAVVGRWGWRRVPVLAVVVVCGLYGLSDELHQAWVPYRSPELADLAADLAGVLLAVAGWRYWSRRDGGAAGGGKASR, from the coding sequence ATGTCCCTGTGCCGTTTCCTGCCCATGCTTCTGGTCATGGGGACCATCTTCTTTCTGTCCGATCAACCGGGGGACAGCCTGGAGCTGCCGGGCTTCTTCGCCGCGGACAAGCTGGCCCATGCCGGTGCCTATGGGGTCCTGGCCTGGGCCACCCTCTTTGCCGTGGTCGGTCGCTGGGGCTGGCGCCGGGTGCCGGTGCTGGCGGTGGTGGTGGTCTGCGGCCTCTATGGCCTGTCCGACGAGCTGCACCAGGCCTGGGTGCCGTACCGCAGCCCGGAGCTGGCCGACTTGGCGGCCGACCTGGCCGGGGTGCTGCTGGCCGTGGCCGGCTGGCGCTACTGGTCCAGGAGAGACGGCGGCGCGGCCGGCGGCGGGAAGGCGTCCAGGTAG